ATGGAACGTTGCATCAGTATTCAACAGTCAGAATGAGCAATTTAAATTCAACACATTCAATggtcaaatttcataaattgtAAATAGTTAgtggaaaaaaattgaaaaatatagcactgaatgtctataaaaaaataaaaataaataaaaaaaaagaccgaATAAAActgaatgagaaaaacaaatcgtATGTGCAGGAAACAAATGCAAAAGTagcttaaacaaaaacaaaacaaaaacgcacatttcaaatgaattaaGGAAAATATTAGTGAATTTAATGAAACTGAtaaatttttgctgaaattgaaTGGAAAAACCTCTATTATCACTTAATTGATTGACATGGTTgaagggtctgtatacgtttggtaatgactctgaaaattagtGCCAATAAAAACTTTATCTGGTAAGGTGTGGTAAGAAGTGCAGCAGCttttggatagtataatgcagTACTGCGATTACGGGGAAAAAAGATATTACTTttcaccccctccccccccccctaaccaATTAACGCctccagattgtgtattcaGACCATAGACTtaaatataagaactagagggcgcactggtgatgctgcttgcacaaacgccacgggaccgcaaggagacatgcgcgcgccattctgtacgcgtgTTGAATAAGAAATACACagtggagtttgtgtttattgaacgctacgcaaTGCAGTtctttcaacttacaaaatggccgcacaaacacacgctaagcaatgcctgtttgttcaactaaGAAAATGGTCGCCTGCACGCATGCCTGGTCGCGTATTCAGGCcaatgcgccctctagttctttttATAACTCTATGATTCAGACTTGTCTTTCTGCATGGATGTAATTGCTCCTATCGATTGTTGGcaaaatctcaaaaacactaccaccttttgaaatgaaatttccaaaggttagttttatggtaatggcttgaaacaaacagtgggtcaattgatctcaaacttctacaggtttgtcagtttatgtatatgatggatttacataaagtgcttacactgccagcaactgttttgttttgctacgccagcctgcaatatgatatcatgtgatagatgcatctacacagtcaaCCGTCCAACTTTCTGACCATTCCAATTCAACCATCAAccgtggttttgaatgatagatatgCAAGCCTGTAATGAGAtatcatgtggtaaatgcaTCTACCCAGCACACAGTTAACCCTACTACTGCCTGACCATTCAACACCATCAACAGTAGTTTTGAAGGATAGATCCACTATGTCAACCTGCAATATGCCATGCAGTGAACACATCCATACAGTACACAAaatcttatttttgttgttgacatttttactgaaaagaaaaaatgatgcAAAATGATGACTTATGTTAGCAAAGACTGGGCTTGTTGTGATGATTAATACAAGAAAATGAATTGTCTTTAAAGGTTTAAAGGAAGTTTCACCACACTCTATACTGCATGACGAGATCTTGAAGAGATTTGAGGAGGGCCGGGGAGTGCTCCTTTAAGGCGATGGACAAGAGAATCGGTTTACTGTCTGGTGCTAAACAGATCTTCGAAGCTATATTCTTGGCGAAGACATGTGTGACAGGCTGGGGAAAGAAGTAAATGACATAAGCAAAAGGTTCAGTCAAATTACATGGCAATGGGTAATGAGTGATATACTTGGACAAGTTTTGACaaagtgttgtggctgagtgatCGAGTGtgccagactcaagctctggtgttcagtaaataataataataataataataatacttgtaatgcgcacgtatccaccctgctgggtgttcaaggcgcagtaaaaccatcacaaaaaaaaaaaaaaaaaaaaaaaaaaagggggttaaccctgtttcagccctaggagttggtggcaacgacctctggaaaaaataataattgtagcccacacctgtGACACCTTGTAGTGGCATTCAGGACTTGTGTTTCTGGCGACATgcctaaaaattgttttttttttttaaatgtcaaagtGTGGCACTTGAGGGAGCATCCCACAAGTCAGAACAGCAAAAACATTCTGATTGGATGcctcttaaagacattggacactttcggtaaacggtattgtccaaaggcccacacttcgtgtatcacaactaatatataaaataacaaacctgtgaaaatttaggctcaatcggtcatcggagtcgggagaaaataacgggaaaacccacccttgttgccgcccgtttcgccgtgtcatgacatgtgtttaaaataaatctgtaattctcgatatcgagaattgataattgttttaatgttttcgcaaaaagtaaagcatttcgtggaataatatttcaagagaagtctttcaccattaccttctgtaaatcctgtaagttattggtaaatctgtgaactttaatttttgttctgttccgaaagtgtataatggctttaaacagcgACATTTAGCACAAACTTTTGATATGAATCATGTAAGATGGGTACTGCCGTTGTAACACTGTTACACGGTAGTTGCCAACTGTAGCGCTCTTGCCAtgtcaaattgaaataaattttcATTCGATCGGTGCCCTTTGGGAATTCGCAAGCGCCAAACTTTACAACAATATTTGATGTGCATATTCTAATAATGTGAACTTTTTCCTAGTAGCTGGGAGGATGCCAGGAAAAATAATCTGTAGACTTCAGAATTAAAATCAATCATTGTTTGACACTCTTCAAAAAAGACAGTGAACGCCACTCACCAACGATGGTAATAATAAGGacaaaaaggaacattacagaattggtaggaaacaaaaaccatgaagatcacagatttacataaagcttacacggtctaatgatggtgatagttgaaaacatcgcttgaaatatttctgtctgaaatgtcatgttttatgagaaataaataatctaacttcgcgtttggaatttatcgctcagtgagcgttttatttatttttattttggcattgatgcaatgcaaaagttgtaatcggttttttactattctcttgtgacccagatggccgatcaatctcaaacttctacaggtttgtcattttatgtatgtggtggaatacataaagtgcttacactgtcagcaactgttttgttagcaaaaaccaattctgtaatgttcctttaagtttgacAATGCAAAAGTACGACGTTTAGCAGATGGAttattataagagatgttaagtttgcccatacaccgatgtgaaaaaatatcacaggcatgttactcgggtgggattcgaacccacgacccttgcaattctagagcagtgtcttaccaactagactaccaaggttgcccggtagctagaggatGGATTATTATAGACAGAAAATTAACCTACCTCATCATTTCCAAGGAGCACTCTTGTGGTGAAGTTGCCTTGCCTCGTGTCAGCTGGTGTTGTGTCTGGCGTTATGTGGACCTGCAGCAGTTAATTAAATCAGGCAAATCTTGGGTATTATGGGTAAACATTCTTCatttactcaacagaattgaaactcaacatttgagcataccgtgtttttttcttcttcaaaatattacacagtgaggttttattattcaattaaCAAGACAAGACTGATGGTCTAGTCCAGTCATGAGTATACTGGCCTAAAACTTAAACTACTGGTTATGGGCCAATGTAAAATTTGAACCCTACATGAGAGTCACTGAGTGAAGTGATGCAagagtgtgatccctggctacacggcagttaacggttgtatggcttctgactggcacccccgaacaaagatattgacaaaatagggacaccgccaatatagggctagatagctcagttggtagagtgccggcacgttaatccggaggtcgttggttcgaatcccactctagtcaactctttgttcaaccccaaaaatcaactTACAAGCGTTCCCATTTTTTCATATTGTGTTATCATCACAAATATCCTGTCAGAAAAGGCTGAACAAACTACATCGGTGTGGACTCCATCAATCACAGCAGCTCCCTGAAACGACAAAGAGCAAAGTCAAGGAGTGAGATACTGAACAATCATGAGTGCATAATGTTTGCCGACATCAAtggttaaagactctggacactattggtcaaagacaaatcttctcacttaatgcatctcaacatatgcataaaataacaaacctgtgaaaatttgagctcgattggtcgtcggagttgcgagataactatgaaagaaaaaaacatccttgtcacatgaagttgtgtgctttcagatgcttgatttcgagacctcaaattctaaacttgaggtctcaaaatcaaattcgttgaaaattacttctctctcaaaaactacgtcacttattcagaggaagtcgtttctcacagtgttttatactaccaacctctccccattactcataaccaagtaaggttttatgctgataattattttgagtaattaccaatagtgtccactgcctttaaagataaactTCAACAAAACAGTGTTATTAACTCACTTGGTGACTTGGACTTGAGTCGCAAATTTCATTGACTTATGACTTGACTGGATTTGAataaaattgtacttgtgacttGTGCCTAGACATGAGTGAAAAGAagttgtgacttgacttgacttaaGAGTAAAATGATTTGCAACTTGACttgagttaaacaaaaaatacttggtTACAATACTGGAACAAAATCACTCAAACTAGTTTGACTATTTTAGAATTTATCTTTTTGATTTTGTGTTCGGTCATAATTGAAAAACTAGGAAAACTAgtaccccccctccccccttaaATTTTTGACAAGAGACTCGAGAGTGTTTTTCCCACGATTGGGGGCACCCTTCATGGTTCccggtaaaacatttttttttacaaaacgtaAAATCAAAAATTGATTATTGAAGTACCAGTACCTCAGCAAACCTTTTTGTATACATTCCGTCAACCCTTCTGCTACTCCTTAAACTATGCGGTTTGGTTTCGCTATTGTCTCACGTAACGGGAGACAATAGTGGAACGAAACCGCATAAATCTAGGAGTCCCCTTCTGCTATATTATAattaaaagggaaaaaaaacgatCAAAGTGGCACTTGTTGTATACAACATTGCTTGACGAAATTACAAATTCATACAAAAGTTGACCTATTTAACTTTTAAGTTGTAAACATATCTTGTGTTATAAGTTGCAGGAAGGCTACTTTTATGACAATAGTTGCGatatgtaaccctcctcccgacggcgtaGGGTTACGTGATCGCAACTACAAAGATCATTTACCCAAATCAAATGCAACACAGCCCTTACTCATCATCATAACACAAAACATTACAATGCACAGGAAAACCAGTCATCTCATCCACTAGGATAAGGttaacaaagtcgccccttcACTCAATTAGGTCAATCATattcatagagtaaggacagaatTTACTCTATGatcatatataaaataacataatttgtttcttctcAATCTCAGTTGAGTTACAGTTAGTGACTCAGTTTTCTATCATGGAAATTCGCACAGTGAGTCCCCCGTTCCGCGTACCATACCTGCTTAGTTCTTGGCAAATCGTCACCTGCCATCTTCAAACAATGGTTCTGCAAAACAACTTGAAAGTCGATTTCAAAGCAGCCAAACTAAGTAAATGTTTGTATTCAAGTTTGATACACTGCACGCACTGCTGttcacagaagaaaaaaaacatgcgcGCCGATGTCACACCGCCCCGAATGTCTGCACATAGAACACTTGGTGGCGCTGTAACATAAACAAGTAACCTCCAGTCTCGTGAAATCAGTCGCGTGCTGGCGCGCGACTGGAGGATCTAAGGGGGTGTGTACGCCGATCGCACGTTATTTACACATAAACGGTCTAaattcctccccccccccccccctatctcCACACTGAAGAAGTAGAGATGCCGGGCATGGCTAGCTTTATACCGTGCTTTTCCTTATAACGGTCTCATAGGCACACAACATCCGGATCGACACATTGCACGTGCCAGCCACCAGCTAGCTGTCAAGAGAGGTACAGCAATGATCGCCTGAGCGGCCGAGTTGCTTGCCAACCACTCGTCAACTTCATTTCTCTTGCCGGTCAGTGCAATCGATTTGTGGCGAGGGATATACCACACTGATCATCGACTCAGTTGACTGTCCCAACAGAACAATGTTTGATGGGGTCTCGGAGGCGATCACGCGGGGGAGGGAGGTCACACTTCCCCGCTGGACTTTACAAGATGCCCCCGTTACCGTGTTGGTGTTTTGCGCGGTGTTGCTGTGCCAGCTCGCTCAGGAGGGGGCCTCGTTTGATGCCGGAGACACCGTGACTGAGAATCTGTATCGAGGTCAGGATGGTGAGGACAAGGTCAAGGCGGTGGACAGTTGTAAACTCAGTGGTTTGGGTGATTGCGGAAAGGAGCAAAGATTGGAAGAGCGCTTGGTTCGATTGGAAGGAGAAAGGGTAGGTTTTCATAAAATACAAGTAATTGGCCAATCGAAGTGGATGTGATGTGTCCTGTTATTTATTATGTGGCTAACGATATTTTGCACCGGCTTTAAGTAAACAAGTTAAAACTGACAATTTTGTGTTGAACCAGGAACCTCCGTATTAACTACCtaactcctagaactatgaggaaTCGTTCCGCTATTATCTCCACGTATGATAGTTGATTGAACCCTCATACATAGTTCTAGGAAAACGCATTATAACGTGCCAGCActctgccaactgagctatctatctagCCGTAGCATTTGGTGGTCTCCTATTTTCATTCAACCCAAGTTAGCGAACGATTATATTGCTATAAAGACGGAATACTGTTTTTACGAAATACTACCGGATATTGTATGTCTGGTTCAGTTATGACATTGTATGTCACGAGATTTGAGTCATAATAccttttgtactttttaaaaatgtttgactttatttctgattaaaaacaaattcctcaCATTCCTCACAATTAAGCCACAAATTGCCAATGGTAGATAAACCAAATTATAAGACTTAATTAAGCTTAAATTTACAAAGGCAATGCCTGTAGACAATACACTAAGATGAAGAAATCatttacaaaattgcaaaacaaacaCTTTGAATAATAACCCACTGGAAAAGTTGTCAACTCAACGAAACAAAGTAAAAAAGGagcatttaatttgtttataattaattgtttttgtgaaaaagtgTTGGAGTGATCAAATTTCTGTGAGATCTACACCATCTACCATGTATGTTCGTTGAGAAAAAAGGTTTTCCTTATTTTTATCCACAACTCCCTAAAATATAGCTATACAAAAACTGTTATTGTCCGTCACTGTTGGATTTCCTTCACATTGTAACTTTACACGCTTTACGTGTGACGTGAATGTATTGGATTATGCTCTACCATTACCAGATATTTAAAAATAACCCGTATTGACGTAACAAAGGACAGTCTTATGGAAGACGATCATTCGGTTAAGGTTTCATTTTTTCATTTCTTCATTATTTCATTATCTCTGGCTGACATCAGATACC
The nucleotide sequence above comes from Asterias rubens chromosome 12, eAstRub1.3, whole genome shotgun sequence. Encoded proteins:
- the LOC117297612 gene encoding proteasome assembly chaperone 3-like, whose amino-acid sequence is MAGDDLPRTKQGAAVIDGVHTDVVCSAFSDRIFVMITQYEKMGTLVHITPDTTPADTRQGNFTTRVLLGNDEPVTHVFAKNIASKICLAPDSKPILLSIALKEHSPALLKSLQDLVMQYRVW